A window of Macrotis lagotis isolate mMagLag1 chromosome 1, bilby.v1.9.chrom.fasta, whole genome shotgun sequence genomic DNA:
TAATCAGTGGAAAGTCATTTTTAAAGAGTCAGTGTTTcattccaagtattttttttcctaataaagtTGAAAATAGCAGCCAAAATAATTCAAGGGCAATACTTTACTGCGGggatgattttttccccctagataatggaaattaaaatacatatttccacaaaaaatgaaattatgttttagaaataatttttaaagtagcaTATGATTAAGACAtcttctctttgttttgtttttaatttattaagaCAATGGGGgcggggtttaagtgacttgcccaaggtcacacagctaggtaattattaagtttgggctggatttgaactcaggtcctcctgactccagagctggtgttctatccactgcaccacctagctgcccctttttagttttttggttttattttgttttatttttaactgcGTCTTCTCTTTCACATGAAATTAATTAAACATGGACTTAATACAaatcttcttttctcatttttttgaaaGTAGAGGATTATTGACTTTGGAACCATGAGATCTAAATTGGCCACAGACATGCCATTTAATCTCTTAGAGCTTCAGTTTCCAAACATGGAGATAATAGTACTTGCACTatgaaaatcttaaagtgatatttaaaatttaatctacTCTTACTACTGTCATAAAATTATTGCAGAGCTTTTAAACTGTTGACCTAAATCACTGTATTATTTTAAACTAATAGTCTTTAATATTTCTAGtccaaaacaaaatactatttcattacttgaagttttttgttttaaaacataaatgaaataaacaatCCCACATTTTAAAGTAACACTCCAATTTCCTATTAATCAGAATTATTTGCCTCAAGAATGATGAAAACCACATAAAGTTatccatatatttttattttttgctgagaGTTTTATAGAGGCAAGTTTGAGTAAACAGGAAAGATCCAATGGTcccttaaaacaataaagattttCTTATGTGTTAAAATGCTTAATTCTCAAGAACCATTTCTCCATTTAAAGCAGGGAATCTTCATATGGGATCCACACATCTCTAAAAGgtttatggatagatttcagtccatgaatttgaatataaaaaagtaaacatcttaatttcattattattggtttccttttaattcctatctattttattttagacatttaaaacatgattctgacAAGTGGGTGATATGATCTGCCAGAATGACTGCCAGAGAAGTTTGTGACACACATAAAGATTAAtaacctctgtttttttttttataacctcTGTTTTTAAAGAACTGTGAGACTGGTTTAGAAGTCTCTTCCCAAATATGTGAGCAATTGTTAAACCCAAGAGCCAGCTATAATCCTTCAGGCCAAATAACGCACAAGTTACAGGGCTTGCAACATGGTAAACAAATTTCAGAAAGTCTCTTTCACTTTTCTGGGGGACTTTGGAACAATTACTCTGATTAACTGGCATGAGCAATTCTGGACTCAGAGGTGTAGAAATTGAACATTGTTGTCACCAGTTCAGAAAGATCATAGTCATGTTTCCATCCCCAATCCTTTCGAGCATTGCTATCATCAAAATTCATTGGCCAGCTAtcagctagaaagaaaaaaaaacacaaaagacaaTAAGACATGTGTAAGATACTCATATTTATGTGTTGCCATAgcatattaataaaataagatgCTGCCGCCATCCAGAATTCCTTCTAGATAGGAACCCTTCAGATACTTAAATCTGAAGTGTGCCCCCTCAACCTTCTTTTCTCCAGGGTAGATGTTCTTAGGTTTCTTCAAATAAGGTTAATATGGCATAAGCTTGGTGCCCTGAACCATCTCTTCTGGACGCTCTCCAGTTTGTCCATATGGTCCTTCCCAAAATATATCATCTAGAATTAATCACAGTTATCTAGATGTGGTCTAACCAGACTGTAATAAAGTAGAATTATTACTTTTCTGTATTAGACATGTTTCTCTTAATAGAGTCTAAGATCATGGTCCCTTTAGATTTCATTTCCAAGAGCTAACTCATCTTGACTCTAGAGCTTTTTCAAACCAACTAATGTCCAGTTATAATTTTCTATCATGTAATGggcaaattgattttttttaacctgtgtaaatcttaaatatatatatatatatatatatatatatatatatatatttcctttgtaCTAAGGAAAGGTAAACTACAAAAATGCAAAGTTATATGCAATGTCAAAAATCATAATCTGCACACATATGTCTAGGTGTATTTTGTATTCACTTTCCTCTTATTATCTTTATGCTAATATTCCATTCTAACATTGTTTTTGGATTATGACTCTCCTATTCTCTTCTAGCTACTCCTCCCAACACTGCTTAGAATAGCTACTCAAAacatgaaacatttttatttgttttatgtacAAATTAAAGATAATTCTCATAGGTGGTAAAATACAAATAAGTTGCTTGAAATAGCACTacaggaaaaatataattttaacttcaatttatttcattcatctaccttatattttaaaaattttagtagGAAATACCACAGCTGTTTTCTCTGACAGCCTCTATTACAAAACTGGTTATCTTCTTCCATCAGCATCTTTGGGGCTAGCTACAACCATCTTGAGAGGAAGAACAATGATTTCTACAACTCTCCACTAACTTAAACTTACGGTACTGCCTAAAACCATATGAGCTCCATGTAAGGTACTGGCAGACAAGCACCGAAAGTAGATTatagggttttttggggggggttgttttggggttttttttggcaaggcaatggggttaagtggcttgcccaaggccacacagctaggtaattattaagtgtctgaggctgaatttgtactcctgacttcagggccagtgctctatcctctgcatcacctagccacccagaagattagttttgattattttatagCAGTGAACTCACCTATGGCCTGGCGAACTGTATCAACCTTGTATGTGACCTGGAGCTCAGGAACATGCTTGCCAACTTCCTGTGCCAACTCTTCAGGGGTAAAACTCATAGCATTGATGTTGTAAGTTCTCATGGAGAGAGAATTTGCAGGAGCTTCCATGAATTCCAGTGTGGCTCTAAGGCAATCATCAATGTACATCATGGGAAGTCGGGTGTCTGGTTTCAAGTTACACTGAAACTTGCTACTTTTTATAGCATCATGGAAAATCTGAACAGCATAATCTTAAGAGAGAGTTATATtagttaattttttgttttaggagATAAAGGGAACCTTGCCTTCTAAAAAAGTTCAtgctattatttatatttaataaggctaatattaaaattaaaatttcacagAACAACTTTATGAAATATTCGAATAAGATTCCTGCGAGACTGATCATATACATTATTAAATAGTTTAAGGGAGTACataaaacaaaactcttaatAAACAAACTTCTTGAAATATTATGTAAAGCCCATGATAATGCAACAAAGCTATAATGATAAGCATAATAATGGATTAATTCAAATGGAGTTATAACAATATCTTTCACACCAGATCCCATATATTCGCAACAAGTGTGGCTAACTTGAGATATTTTGGGCAGAATTTGCAATGCTCTATAGTTACTCATACATTTATGTTAAATGGGTTCCATCAGACTCTCATGTCAAGAAAGGGAAGTCATCTTAAGGGATGACAAATGCGGGGGTAAAATGGCAGATTATTTGATACTGCTTGAAAAATAGcatagatcaatggaatagactaaaaAAATGACCTAGAATCAATAAGaactgctattttttaaaaaaggcagaaaataggTTAAGACCAACACCTTATAAATCAAAAAAGAAGATTTGAAGGTCACATCATACCAAATTAGAGTATAGAAGGAGtgtgatttttcatatttttctgtctatgaaaattcataaaataggatggagaaaaattataaatgacaaaatggaaCATTGTGATTATACTTAATCCCTAaaggaaaaataagttaaaaCAACACTGAAATACCACCTCATGTTCATCCAACTGTACCACAAATGATAATGAGAGTAGAAGTATATTAATTAATATCATTAGTGTAATTAATATAATTACAAGACAGGTATGTTAATATAACATATTGCTGGGGGAACTATGAACATTTTTCATCAACTAGTAAATAACTCAACAAACTAGACAATAATAGTatattactgtactataagaaaaattaacatgaacaattctgagaaatataaaatttgaatgaaCTTATGCAGCATAAAGAGCAAAGAACCCAAGGAATATACAGAATGATAATCATAATGTAAATGAAGTCACATTAAATGACAATATAACTCAGGCTAAACACAAGGGCTAATGTTGGCTCCGGGTGTCTTGAGGTTGAAACATAATTCCTTTGTACTAAGGAAAGGTAAACTACAAAAATGCAAAGTTACATgcaatatcaaaaattatatcataatCACATTAGACTGTTTTATTTAACTGTTTTTAAAGTGAAGAAATTTAATGTGAAACAGGATGTTGTTTGCTGGGAAGTAGCtattatatgaaaacaaaatatttcaatataatataaaatccACTCTATCTTATAGAGAGATGAGAATATTACATTTCCTATTAAAGCTCTGATCCCAAGATAACTTTAACTCTTTAAAtcaaagctattttttaaaaaaatctattttggaCATTAAGAACAGAGGCAAACACTTACCAGTTGTTCCTCCACCAGGCTGGGAGTCAGCAGAAATGATTCCTGGATACCTCAAACACCGGAAGTCTAAGCCATACCGGTAGTGATAAtactaacaaagaaaaataagaattttaaaaactaaaatctttCAGCAAAAACTGACATAACTTGCTTTTCCTAAGATGATTCATAAGATTCTATACTACTATCCTTAAAATTATTCTAGGTCaatcttccttttctgttgttctttatatattgaaatattatgTCAAATCCttataaagaaaaacatgtgAGAGCAGTTAGAATTCTTTAAAAGACTTGATTCTTTTCTGTGATACTGAAGTTAAAGCAGTCTGCTTTTATGTTACATCTTTTTTATCATCACAAAGTATTATGATTTctatgggaaataaaaaaaaagcaaaagactgcAAGCACcctgaaacagaagaaaaaagttttatggTAGGAATCCAAAACCTTTTATGAGAAAGAACTAATACTGATTTTCCAGAAACGTTATAATTTATTatgggaaactgaaggaatacTGAAAAGGAAAGGTTGTAAACAGATGTAGCAATGGTAATTCAGAATCTAAGTTTTTCTAGAAACTTAATCTACAACATTTTAGCTATCAAGggctcagttttttcatatgtaaaatgagaatattagacTGAATGATCTCTGAGATCATCTACCTCCAAGGTCTTCCACCTCTAAAATCCTGAAACTAATACATAGTATCAGATGTActctaaagaaaattatttgatctttcttgaaaaatactaaaatatacCTATGGAATAAATTAGATAAGGGACTTAGAACCAAGAGACCTATACTGAGGGTATGCATTTAAATCTTCACACAAGCTTATCTTATTGTTAATTAACATTAGTTAATTTTactactttattattttcttcttttaaagatgAATCATTAGTTATTCAAACTTAAAGGTTCTGTGATTTATTTCACCAGCGTATTTCCTCTACTTACACATATCACAATCCAAGAGTTGCTAcaatgattatgatggaatgcaaTTCTTCTACAAAAAATGATAATCAGGATGTTTACAAtaaaacctggaaatacttaaGGAATGAGCAGATGCACTGTGAATGGACTATaaacaaagtaacagcaatactgatgtgtgatcatctgtgaatgatttaacttttctcagcaatgctgtgacccaaggacttatgacaaagaatacATTTCATCTCCAGTGaaaaagagctgatggtgtctgaatacagattgaagtacactttttactttatttttcttaaggtttctttgGGAGGGAggaatctgttttctttttcaacatgatattatggaaatgttttacatcaCTACACATTTTTTGATCTATATcaaaaattgcttgctttctcaataaggaGGCATGgagtgggaaggaaagagagaatttgaaatccaaagttttaaaaatgaatatcaaaacttgtttttacagGTAACTAtggaatactaaataaataaaatttattataaatacataataactataaaataactaaaataaatgataatttaaaattacaaataattttttttttttagtttttacaaggcaatggggttaagtggcttgcccaaggccacacagctaggtaattattatgtctgaggccgcatttgaactcaggtactcccctctccaaggccggtgctctatccactgcgccacctagccaccccgacaaataaatttttaaaaaagagttgctCTGATCCCTCAAAAAGAAATCACCCATTTCATCAAACAATTTAGTGATAACATTTCTGAATTTGCTTTATTAGGTTTTGGACAACAGACAAACATGTTCTCATACCTTTGAAGCTTTTCCAACTTGTCAAAGCTTATGTATATGTTTCAAGGAACCAAAGTCATCTCCAAAATATAAgtgattttttaggttttgggggGTTAAGGCAAATATGTCTTGTTTTTGGGTTTTGGGGggttaaggcaaaggggttaagtgacttgcccaaggtcatacagccaggtaattattaagtgtctgaggccacatttgaactcaggttctcctgactctaggtccagtgttctatccactgtgccacctagctgcctcaatttaaaatataagtgaaaaaaaaaaaagacagaagagagCTCCAGAGTATTTTACCCATAGAATATTTGGTCAGGCATTGCTTACTTCTCCTATGAGCTCTGCATGAACCTTGGACAGTCCATAGATAGTTCTAGGTCTCTGAATACAGATATCAGGGGTTGGGTTCCGAGGGGAAGAAGGTCCAAAAGCACCAATAGTACTGGGCACAAAGAGTCGCAGACGGTGCTCTGCTGCAATGTCCAGAACATTATGCAAACCTGAAACAAACAACATTTATCAGGATCTAAAGACACCTCAACTgatcaaagaatttaaaaaataattttttaaaaaaaaggtcaaatcAGATTTAATAAAACCCAAGCCATCTTACCAGTAATATTTACATCTCTTGCCAATGGCACATTTGCTTCTCCAACAGCACTTAAAAGGGCACTATAGTGAATGAGCCATGTAATTCGATTGTTCACCACTATTTCCCGAAGATTCTTATAATCCAAAATATCAGAATAAATAAATGGTCCTAGAATGGAAGCAGAATTTAAATGTCATGACTGaatcacaaatataaaaaaagaccccaaaacaCATCTTgccttttttctgattttttatttttattgagaacCCTTTCATAACCCACAAGTTTCCCACTGCTAGTTAGTTATGTATTAACTCATAACCATAGATAGCTTATTAAAACATCATTAAGCAATTCATGGTTAACCAAGTAGGTGTttgtgtgggggagg
This region includes:
- the LOC141514474 gene encoding L-threonine 3-dehydrogenase, mitochondrial-like; translation: MAARLLNRVVHHVLQRPACGCPTHIVPVQFLGISPRQVPYDANFHSVSFSDTEHPRILITGGLGQLGVGLAKLLRQRFGKDNVILSDIRKPPDHVFYSGPFIYSDILDYKNLREIVVNNRITWLIHYSALLSAVGEANVPLARDVNITGLHNVLDIAAEHRLRLFVPSTIGAFGPSSPRNPTPDICIQRPRTIYGLSKVHAELIGEYYHYRYGLDFRCLRYPGIISADSQPGGGTTDYAVQIFHDAIKSSKFQCNLKPDTRLPMMYIDDCLRATLEFMEAPANSLSMRTYNINAMSFTPEELAQEVGKHVPELQVTYKVDTVRQAIADSWPMNFDDSNARKDWGWKHDYDLSELVTTMFNFYTSESRIAHAS